The sequence TTACCTGGCATACAAGTCCAGCAACATTGTCGATATTTATTGGCTTAGACAAGCCCTTCATAATGAACCGGAAAAGCTTAGGCGGACTTTACAAAAGGCCATTCATGAGATTGAAGCCGAAGATGAAAGTTACGATGCTCTTTGCTTGGGATATGGACTTTGCAGCAATGGGATTGTAGGTATAAGAAGTGAAAAATATTCTTTGGTTGTGCCGAGAGCCCATGACTGTATCACCCTTCTTTTGGGATCAAAGGAAAAATACCAAGAAATTTTTCACTCCCATAATGGTGGGATTTATTGGTATTCTCCAGGCTGGATCGAACATTCTATTCAGCCCGGGAAAGAACGTTATGATATGGTGTATAAGGACTATGTTGAAAAATACGGAGAAGACAACGCTCAGTATCTCATGGATATGGAACAGAATTGGATGAAGGCGTATGAAAATGCCATTTATATAAATTGGGCTCAGTTTAATACGGTAGAATATGTTGAATATACTCGTCAATGCGCAGAATTCTTAAAATGGAGATGGGAAGTGGTAGAAGGATCAGACAGTCTCCTACGCGATATGCTAGAAGGCCGTTGGGATGAGGAAAGATTCCTGGTGGTTTCTCCCGGTAAAACTATAAAACCCACTTACCGGGAGGATATTATCGGTCTTTCTGACAGCAGCGAATATGAAATCTGTTGATGAAAGTCAGATTGCACTACCACCAAATGTGCAATATGAAGCTCCTTTTTGATTGATTACAAATCATATTATGTGAGGGGAGGAAGGGAATAGTGTTATTTAAAAATCGCGGTGATGGGTTTACTCTGGAAGGTAAACAATATAGCATAGTATATGAAAACTCAAAACCATTTGCTTTCGTTCTTCGAGTTGAAGGAAAGCCTTTTTTCACATTGCCAATTGTGTCAGGTCTTGCGACCTTAAATGAGGAAGAGCAAATAGGCAATATTAATATAGTAGAGATAAAGGAAGATGTTGGCGGTTATAAAATAACGGTTACAGCTACTAGCAGCATATGGGAAGAGAGACGTTTTACGTGGATTTTTTCTGAAGATTACATTGAATATTATCATGAGGCATACGGCAAAGGTGCTCCGGGGAAATGTTACTTTTTCTCAAATGGGATATCGGATTTCTGGAATGATGGTAAGTCGCAGGGGATAGATTTTAATACTACTATATATGTACCGAAAGTTTTTAACCCCGCGGTAAACCACGGCAACACACATGAGTTTACCATATCAGTGCCGCAATCCGTGGGGATAGGACGTGATACTCCTGTTTTGGCGTATGGACCTCATCAATTAGAGGGTTTATTTGCACCGCCGCCTCTTATGCTTTCATTTGGTGATGATGAATGTGATCTGTGGTGTGGTTTGGGCATCGGTACAGAACCTGGTAAATACCTCTTTAATAGTTTTGAGTTCACTGGCTCACTATATGCAGGAGCTTCATTCTACGTAAATTACCTGGGTTATCTTAGTGTAGAGGATCATTTTTCATCACCTGTGATATCCTTCCACTTTGGCTACAGTCCTTTTGAAACCATGGAAAAATACGTGGGTTGGATAGATCGCAAAAAGTATGGGACGCAAAAAGTTTATAAAAACCCTGATTGGCATAGAATGCCAGTATTCTGCGGCTGGGCAGAGCAGACATTTCAAGCCCATTTGAAAAAATGCCCTGCATCAATGTTAGCAACTCAATCGAACTATGAGAGCTGGATAGATATTCTTGAGAAGAGGAATTTGCCTGTTGGCACTATTGTTATAGATGATAAATGGCAGAAATATTATGGTACATTTGAGGTAGATGAAAACAAATGGCCTGATTTAAAAGGGTTTGTAGAAAGGCAGCATAAAAAAGGTAGACATGTACTTTTATGGGTACCCGGTTA comes from Caldanaerobius fijiensis DSM 17918 and encodes:
- a CDS encoding DUF1638 domain-containing protein — protein: MKLKVIACKVLLRELYYLAYKSSNIVDIYWLRQALHNEPEKLRRTLQKAIHEIEAEDESYDALCLGYGLCSNGIVGIRSEKYSLVVPRAHDCITLLLGSKEKYQEIFHSHNGGIYWYSPGWIEHSIQPGKERYDMVYKDYVEKYGEDNAQYLMDMEQNWMKAYENAIYINWAQFNTVEYVEYTRQCAEFLKWRWEVVEGSDSLLRDMLEGRWDEERFLVVSPGKTIKPTYREDIIGLSDSSEYEIC
- a CDS encoding TIM-barrel domain-containing protein translates to MLFKNRGDGFTLEGKQYSIVYENSKPFAFVLRVEGKPFFTLPIVSGLATLNEEEQIGNINIVEIKEDVGGYKITVTATSSIWEERRFTWIFSEDYIEYYHEAYGKGAPGKCYFFSNGISDFWNDGKSQGIDFNTTIYVPKVFNPAVNHGNTHEFTISVPQSVGIGRDTPVLAYGPHQLEGLFAPPPLMLSFGDDECDLWCGLGIGTEPGKYLFNSFEFTGSLYAGASFYVNYLGYLSVEDHFSSPVISFHFGYSPFETMEKYVGWIDRKKYGTQKVYKNPDWHRMPVFCGWAEQTFQAHLKKCPASMLATQSNYESWIDILEKRNLPVGTIVIDDKWQKYYGTFEVDENKWPDLKGFVERQHKKGRHVLLWVPGYHKEGIPEELCVKDNYGNAICADVTNPAYEEFLRKQIRHLVKDIGIDGFKEDWIGSITSQPGCKMYKNMHGIEFIRRFQYILYDETHKNKEDAMIETQTPNPLFRESSDVLRLNDIWYGTRNVEKVMRIRARISRIAGWEVLDCDNASSTNLYEWWNYMLAQPYIGVPSLYFVSHLESSFEVPSEAQWQYLSYIWQNYIKEHVNQMK